One segment of Neodiprion virginianus isolate iyNeoVirg1 unplaced genomic scaffold, iyNeoVirg1.1 ptg000065l, whole genome shotgun sequence DNA contains the following:
- the LOC124309911 gene encoding uncharacterized protein LOC124309911 has product MEKVKVKFQFAAEAWDAKTTVIKVKSIQVLEQEQIFSFEQKDQPISNHAELAKLPVVKGIIKSLDKRGKQRKAIVSLDAHLQRLYFDEEGNVVFNDHYLEEIETPQPTPNSSSLTVPARETPIQSISKGILLEKFSNRNQNAKSWLTLFVLECERFKVEENQFPEVLKLVLEGPAIDWFTSIFKTYGMTKPWSFWESSFLETFGEKSWSEVEYAYSFRWISGPYLDFALKKRNLLIDADPELGVSSQINFIVIALPKFVRSHLHKRELKTIENLMSSLSQLQPISNNNSSRIEINKQNRKFDPCRICEKAGYKNRFHPEEICRNARSAIIKSAESKN; this is encoded by the coding sequence ATGGAGAAGGTCAAGGTCAAATTCCAGTTCGCCGCAGAAGCCTGGGATGCCAAGACGACCGTCATCAAGGTTAAATCCATCCAAGTATTGGAACaggaacaaattttttcttttgaacaAAAAGATCAACCGATTTCGAACCATGCTGAGCTGGCCAAATTACCAGTGGTCAAAGGAATTATCAAGAGTCTGGATAAAAGAGGGAAGCAGAGAAAAGCTATCGTCTCACTGGACGCGCATCTGCAAAGGTTATACTTCGATGAGGAGGGTAATGTAGTGTTCAACGATCATTACCTGGAGGAAATAGAAACCCCCCAACCCACTCCAAACTCATCCAGTTTAACAGTTCCGGCACGTGAAACCCCGATCCAATCGATTTCGAAGGGcattttattagaaaaattttcaaacagaaATCAGAACGCAAAATCATGGCTCACTTTATTTGTTCTTGAATGTGAAAGATTTAAAGTGGAAGAAAATCAATTCCCCGAGGTTCTGAAACTAGTTTTAGAAGGACCAGCCATAGACTGgtttacatcaatttttaaaacttatgGTATGACGAAACCTTGGAGCTTTTGGGAAAGTTCCTTTCTGGAAACATTCGGGGAAAAATCGTGGTCAGAGGTCGAATACGCTTACTCTTTTCGTTGGATAAGTGGACCATATTTagattttgcattaaaaaagagaaaccTATTAATAGATGCAGATCCAGAATTAGGCGTCAGttcacaaataaattttatcgttattgCCCTGCCAAAATTTGTTCGATCACACCTTCATAAACGtgaattgaaaacaatagaaaatttaatgtcTAGTCTGAGTCAACTTCAACCAATATCAAACAATAACAGCTCACgtatagaaataaataagCAAAATCGAAAGTTCGATCCATGTCGTATTTGCGAGAAAGCCGGGTATAAAAATAGATTCCATCCAGAGGAAATTTGCAGAAATGCAAGATCAGCGATTATCAAATCTGCCGAATCAAAAAACTAG
- the LOC124309912 gene encoding uncharacterized protein LOC124309912 has protein sequence MEKELCVFSQTIEDNRDRLELDRNRERVEAMNSESIIAEHRYNGDIEKGTFKTVEQLHMGEMNVKCKHCNAERFKYETGRVANNCCHGGKILLPPLTEYPDVLQRLREGNDEVSRHFRQHIRSYNDAFAFASFNCTVADMGNSGPYVMKIIGDVSYKISTSLETANNNRPRYGQIYIYDVQTQLALRENDARRANLLEIIGRLIIDINPYAANFKTTYERFVKGESLVRLNFIALKEDDRRRYNAPTCGELAALIVSDDGAVSENIEVQVFPKQDRAVGYVPRYSHHVDPMTFPLLFPSGDLGWSYNMKHVGTNKEISPVQYYGHRLALRRGEAQNQLLRSGRLTQHYVIHAYLTIESQRLLFLRNNQKQLRVECYKGMTDHISNSEANTSDRTRLGNQMILPSSFSGSMRHMQQQYQDAMAITRKVGRPDLFITMTCNPKWPEICTVLKDFPTGTTVNDIPTIACRIFNMRLQQALKEIESGSVFGKIEGYVVSSLKSLLIIEK, from the coding sequence ATGGAGAAGGAACTGTGTGTATTCAGCCAAACAATAGAAGATAACAGAGACAGGTTGGAATTAGACAGAAACAGAGAACGAGTGGAAGCAATGAACAGTGAATCAATCATTGCTGAGCATCGTTACAACGGGGATATTGAAAAAGGCACTTTTAAAACTGTAGAACAACTACACATGGGTGAAATGAACGTAAAATGTAAACATTGCAATGCAGAAAGGTTCAAATATGAAACAGGAAGGGTGGCAAATAATTGCTGTCACGgaggaaaaatattattaccaCCATTAACGGAATATCCTGATGTACTTCAACGTCTGCGAGAAGGGAATGACGAAGTATCAAGACACTTCAGACAACATATACGATCATATAATGACGCGTTTGCGTTTGCATCATTTAATTGTACCGTGGCAGATATGGGGAATTCAGGACCAtatgtgatgaaaataatcggGGATGTGAGTTACAAAATATCTACAAGTTTAGAGACCGCAAACAATAACCGACCGAGATATGGACAAATTTACATCTACGACGTACAAACTCAGCTAGCGCTGAGAGAAAATGATGCAAGAAGAGCAAATCTGTTAGAAATTATTGGTAGACTGATAATAGATATCAATCCTTATGCagcaaattttaaaacaacgtACGAGCGATTTGTTAAGGGAGAAAGCCTGGTGAGATTAAACTTTATAGCACTCAAGGAAGACGATAGACGGCGGTACAATGCGCCAACTTGTGGTGAGCTAGCAGCTCTGATCGTTTCAGATGACGGGGCAGTATCTGAAAATATAGAAGTACAAGTATTTCCAAAACAAGACCGTGCAGTTGGATATGTGCCGAGATATTCGCATCACGTTGATCCAATGACTTTTCCATTACTATTTCCGAGCGGTGATTTAGGATGGAGCTATAATATGAAACACGTAGGAACAAACAAGGAAATCTCTCCTGTTCAATATTATGGACATCGATTGGCCTTACGTCGAGGCGAAGCACAGAATCAGTTGTTGCGGAGCGGACGATTGACACAACACTATGTGATTCACGCATATCTCACAATTGAATCGCAgcgtttattgtttttaagaAATAATCAGAAGCAATTGCGTGTAGAATGTTACAAAGGAATGACTGATCACATATCAAATAGTGAAGCGAATACGTCGGATCGAACAAGACTTGGGAACCAAATGATTTTACCATCATCATTTTCCGGCAGCATGCGACATATGCAACAGCAGTACCAAGATGCAATGGCAATAACAAGGAAAGTTGGACGACcggatttatttattacaatgaCATGTAATCCTAAGTGGCCGGAAATATGTACGGTATTGAAAGATTTTCCTACAGGTACCACTGTAAATGACATTCCAACAATAGCTTGTCGAATATTCAACATGCGGCTACAACAGGCACTAAAGGAAATCGAAAGCGGTTCAGTATTTGGAAAGATTGAAGGATACGTTGTAAGCTCGTTGAAAAGTTtgttaattattgaaaaataa